The Naumovozyma dairenensis CBS 421 chromosome 3, complete genome genome has a window encoding:
- the TSA1 gene encoding thioredoxin peroxidase TSA1 (similar to Saccharomyces cerevisiae TSA2 (YDR453C) and TSA1 (YML028W); ancestral locus Anc_5.569), translated as MVAQVQKQAPKFNKTAVIDGVFDEVSLDKYAGKYVVLAFVPMAFTFVCPTEIIAFSDAAKRFEEQGAQVLFASTDSEYSLLAWTNIARKEGGLGPVDIPLIADKNHSLSRDYGVLIEEEGVALRGLFIIDPKGVIRHITINDLSVGRNVEEALRLVEGFQWTDKNGTVLPCNWTPGSATIKPDVDASKEYFESANK; from the coding sequence ATGGTCGCACAAGTTCAAAAGCAAGCTCCAAAATTCAACAAGACCGCAGTCATCGATGGTGTCTTTGATGAAGTCTCCTTAGATAAATATGCCGGTAAATACGTCGTTCTAGCGTTCGTCCCAATGGCTTTCACTTTTGTTTGTCCAACTGAAATCATTGCCTTCTCAGATGCCGCCAAAAGATTTGAAGAACAAGGTGCTCAAGTTCTTTTCGCTTCCACTGATTCcgaatattctttattagCCTGGACTAATATTGCAAGAAAGGAAGGTGGTTTAGGTCCAGTTGATATCCCATTAATTGCTGATAAGAACCACTCTCTTTCAAGAGACTACGGTGTTTtgattgaagaagaaggtgtCGCTTTAAGAGGTTTATTTATCATTGATCCAAAGGGTGTCATCAGACATATTACTATTAACGATTTGTCTGTTGGTAGAAACGTTGAAGAAGCTTTAAGATTGGTTGAAGGTTTCCAATGGACTGATAAGAATGGTACTGTTTTGCCATGTAACTGGACTCCTGGTTCCGCTACCATCAAGCCAGATGTTGATGCTTCCAAGGAATATTTCGAATCCGCTAACAAATAA
- the YOX1 gene encoding Yox1p (similar to Saccharomyces cerevisiae YHP1 (YDR451C) and YOX1 (YML027W); ancestral locus Anc_5.567), with product MFSNNNTKLPSVANLLNHEQATSNSKLYFPLPPTIRSNFQSDPRGIIKLPPILSSNCNSLIRPSSVESALRHTVSFPSSNFNPLPTPEDDNKNLLHQRIDPQNKNSDSYSSPLPHRLIHTSSFEPLSTKIKVPARSPSTPLIKRQSPTASSLLVISQAKKTNDTLTPIAAMKASITPSSNDKKRAFAFITHSKDTFGTKEPKIDNAPLARRKRRRTSSQELLILQTEFERCPTPNKKKRLELAEICKMSDKSVQIWFQNKRQSVKKQKLAIAGSNSTPSITSTASESLKLSDTSVNSSTEDFTEEDHHNNNTNTTPSVSNNENIPPLQLTPLAPKTSKDNQNGNRMGSTTTLKLRMPSSHSTPPRHNNKSSRTIITPTKGPSPNGKKSQALTFHLNNDKRILTPVKTSPNSRVNRLINGPQLITSPSKKNRNNLKLEFQPEFIEKSPLKEIDSNTIN from the coding sequence atgttttcaaataataacacaAAATTACCTTCAGTCGCTAACCTATTAAACCATGAACAGGCaacatcaaattcaaaattatattttccaCTACCACCCACAATAAGATCCAATTTCCAAAGTGATCCTCGTGGCATAATAAAATTGCCTCCAATATTATCTAGCAATTGTAACAGTCTCATTCGTCCTTCATCTGTAGAAAGTGCTCTAAGGCATACTGTAAGTTTCCcttcatctaatttcaatCCTTTACCAACACCTGAAGACGATAACAAAAATCTTCTCCATCAACGTATCGATCctcaaaataaaaacagTGACAGTTATTCTTCACCTTTACCACATCGTCTGATTCATACTTCATCATTTGAGCCCCTTTCAACTAAAATTAAGGTCCCAGCTAGATCCCCATCTACTCCACTAATAAAAAGACAATCACCAACTGCTTCTTCATTATTGGTAATATCACAAGCCAAAAAAACTAATGATACATTGACTCCAATTGCCGCAATGAAGGCATCAATAACACCTTCAAGTAACGATAAGAAACGTGCATTTGCATTTATTACTCATTCCAAAGATACATTCGGTACAAAAGAACCTAAAATTGACAATGCTCCACTAGCACGCCgtaaaagaagaagaacttCATCTCAAGAATTACTCATATTACAAACTGAGTTTGAAAGATGTCCAACAccaaacaaaaagaaaagattagAATTAGCTGAAATTTGTAAAATGTCTGATAAATCCGTTCAAATTTGGTTCCAAAATAAAAGACAATCTGTGAAAAAGCAAAAATTAGCCATTGCAGGTTCCAATTCCACTCCTTCTATTACTTCCACGGCATCAGAATCTTTGAAACTGTCCGATACTAGTGTTAATTCATCTACAGAAGATTTCACTGAAGAAGATCAtcacaataataataccaacaCAACTCCGTCAgtatcaaataatgaaaatatccCACCTTTACAATTGACACCATTAGCGCCAAAAACTTCCAAAGATAATCAAAACGGGAATCGTATGGGTTCAACAACTACTTTGAAACTAAGAATGCCAAGTTCTCATTCTACTCCGCCAAgacataataataaatcatcaagaaCGATAATAACGCCGACAAAGGGTCCATCGCCTAACGGTAAGAAAAGTCAAGCATTAACATTccatttaaataatgataaaagaatattaacTCCAGTGAAAACATCTCCAAATAGTAGAGTTAATAGACTAATTAACGGTCCTCAATTAATTACCTCTccatcaaagaaaaatagaaataatcTGAAATTGGAATTCCAACCGGAATTCATCGAAAAAAGTCCATTGAAGGAGATTGACAGTAATACTATCAACTAA
- the RPS18B gene encoding 40S ribosomal protein uS13 (similar to Saccharomyces cerevisiae RPS18A (YDR450W) and RPS18B (YML026C); ancestral locus Anc_5.566), whose amino-acid sequence MSLVVAEQGSFQHILRLLNTNVDGNIKIVYALTTIKGVGRRYSNLVCKKADVDLHKRAGELTQEELERIVQIMQNPTHYKIPAWFLNRQKDITDGKDYHSLANNVESKLRDDLERLKKIRAHRGIRHFWGLRVRGQHTKTTGRRRG is encoded by the exons ATGTCTTTAGTTGTTGCTGAACAAGGTTCCTTCCAACATATTTTGCG TTTGTTAAACACTAACGTCGATGGTAACATCAAGATCGTTTACGCTTTGACCACCATCAAGGGTGTCGGTCGTCGTTACTCTAATTTGGTCTGTAAGAAGGCTGATGTTGATTTACACAAGAGAGCTGGTGAATTGACTcaagaagaattggaaagaatTGTTCAAATCATGCAAAACCCAACTCATTATAAGATTCCAGCTTGGTTCTTAAACCGTCAAAAGGATATTACTGACGGTAAGGATTACCATTCTTTGGCTAACAATGTTGAATCCAAATTGAGAGATGATTTAGaaagattaaagaaaatcaGAGCTCACAGAGGTATTAGACATTTCTGGGGTTTACGTGTTAGAGGTCAACATACTAAGACCACTGGTAGAAGAAGAGGTTAA
- the YML6 gene encoding mitochondrial 54S ribosomal protein uL4m (similar to Saccharomyces cerevisiae YML6 (YML025C); ancestral locus Anc_5.565) — MVKLRRYQSTLSSLRLPNIATPPKYTLATLRAFPSLEPLSFIPVPTSIFAVPLRRDILWKAVVYENDNRRVGASNPPGRGDVGYSRHKLLRQKGIGKARVGDANSPIRHNGGRALARNAPNDYSTELPKKMYSLAMVTALSHLYRKGALFVIGENDDVISSINKNDIGILDIIKTRSQEREEGEKEEQDYRSVMFKKFIRENELTKKRLLFVTSKPRIGLLNFTGHFKKDVDIVQQEGLEVNDLLKSQKVFLELDVLKYLIKEHGRFPEEN; from the coding sequence ATGGTAAAACTAAGACGTTATCAAAGTACGTTAAGCTCGTTACGTTTACCAAATATAGCCACTCCACCAAAATACACATTAGCAACGTTAAGAGCTTTCCCATCTTTAGAACCATTATCATTCATACCGGTGCCAACGTCCATATTTGCCGTCCCCTTAAGACGAGATATACTTTGGAAAGCTGTCGTATATGAGAATGACAATAGAAGAGTCGGTGCATCAAACCCACCGGGAAGAGGTGATGTAGGATACTCGAGAcataaattattaagacAGAAGGGTATAGGTAAAGCAAGAGTCGGGGATGCTAATTCTCCAATTAGACATAATGGTGGTAGGGCGTTAGCTAGAAATGCACCTAATGATTATAGTACCGAACTTCCAAAGAAAATGTACTCATTAGCAATGGTTACTGCATTGAGTCATCTGTATAGGAAAGGGGCATTATTTGTTATCGGAGAGAATGATGACGTTATTAGTAGTATCAACAAGAACGATATAGGAATTTTAGATATCATTAAAACGAGAAGCcaagaaagagaagaaggggaaaaagaagaacaagattACAGAAGTGTCATGTTCAAGAAATTCATAAGGGAAAATGAACTTACTAAGAAAAGACTCCTGTTTGTTACATCAAAACCGAGAATAGGATTGTTGAATTTTACTGGGCATTTTAAAAAAGATGTAGACATTGTTCAACAGGAAGGTCTAGAGGTGAATGATCTTCTGAAGTCACAGAAAGTGTTCCTAGAATTGGAcgttttgaaatatttaataaaagaaCATGGAAGATTTccagaagaaaattaa
- the RPS17A gene encoding 40S ribosomal protein eS17 (similar to Saccharomyces cerevisiae RPS17B (YDR447C) and RPS17A (YML024W); ancestral locus Anc_5.562), with amino-acid sequence MGRVRTKTVKRASKALIERYYPKLTLDFQTNKRLCDEIATIQSKRLRNKIAGYTTHLMKRIQKGPVRGISFKLQEEERERKDQYVPDVSALDLSHSKGVLNVDNQTADLVKSLGLKLPLSVINVSAQRDRRFRKRN; translated from the exons ATG GGTAGAGTTAGAACTAAGACCGTCAAGCGTGCCTCTAAGGCTTTGATTGAACGTTATTATCCAAAGTTGACTTTGGATTTCCAAACCAACAAGAGATTATGTGATGAAATCGCTACCATTCAATCCAAAAGATTAAGAAACAAGATTGCCGGTTACACTActcatttgatgaagagAATCCAAAAGGGTCCAGTTAGAGGTATCTCTTTCAAATtgcaagaagaagaaagagaaagaaaggATCAATATGTTCCAGATGTTTCCGCTTTGGACTTATCTCACTCTAAGGGTGTCTTGAATGTTGACAACCAAACCGCTGACTTAGTTAAGTCCTTAGGTTTGAAATTGCCATTATCCGTCATTAACGTCTCTGCTCAAAGAGACAGACGTTTCAGAAAGAGAAACTAA
- the NSE5 gene encoding Smc5-Smc6 complex subunit NSE5 (similar to Saccharomyces cerevisiae NSE5 (YML023C); ancestral locus Anc_5.558), protein MRPSCSRSVDYVIGNKSNERRLPHYFVELTERHLGVFEVLNSMCLLDNYDHILFFLECQMVNTKTLPIPPYDICLVLLTLATTSNYYKADILQASDAYNFTRQSLDQRALKILRFYIRILLEFDTSKYEQYDLEFLRCQFFLVIDTLSPKRAYRNIDRFKRRKVENSKLIYGESISINEDELKDLQNPYRSYLSSLERKKSVLGNTLINWKLTQPGEFINMILWTLSNSLQDDPALYLSSHDVWMPILDIILELFNLRQKYFLKNEIGKGISADLCVQRLSESPLSRFFQSVDSIHFTSRFCDYMFINCDYSLKGSDNSSTSIHPVYHGENQLSKLYVPRTKYTKVYKARKSFQLRRKIIGSCFKLLIHVPDKHKLISPRGMSSNDIVDGISRTLATFQNIEQFRSFFLSDSLSQEVFFIPLLAEGTLAEIIENHRQHQEEGPKTSIKVVKYLGDTEQFLLEFISLFEKGFMVPYCDKKITEKVILEIKKGDICVLVLFRYLLHLIPSKKLKCVKSFNHFIEVLKWNDSKRLDVANTQDSPLDIPTLYLTISKMLEI, encoded by the coding sequence ATGCGTCCTTCTTGTTCCAGATCAGTTGACTATGTCATAGGAAATAAATCTAATGAACGCCGCTTACCACATTATTTCGTTGAATTGACAGAGAGACATCTAGGTGTCTTTGAAGTCCTCAATTCCATGTGCTTGTTAGATAACTACGACcatattttattcttcttggaATGTCAAATGGTGAATACAAAGACATTACCAATTCCTCCATATGATATATGTTTAGTGTTATTGACTCTCGCAACTACTTCTAATTATTATAAGGCAGACATTTTGCAAGCCAGTGATGCCTACAATTTCACAAGACAAAGTTTAGATCAAAGAGCTCTTAAGATATTAAGATTTTATATCAGGATACTACTCGAATTCGATACATCTAAATATGAACAATACGACTTGGAGTTCCTTAGGTGTCAGTTTTTCCTTGTCATTGATACACTTTCACCGAAGAGAGCATATAGAAATATCGACCGTTTTAAGCGTCGTAAAGTGGAGAATTCCAAACTTATATATGGTGAAAGTATCTCcattaatgaagatgaattaaaagACTTACAAAATCCATACAGATCATACTTAAGTTCTttagaaaggaaaaaatcTGTCCTCGGTAATACGTTAATAAATTGGAAGTTGACTCAACCAGGtgaattcatcaatatGATTCTTTGGACTctatcaaattcattacaaGACGATCCAGCTTTGTATTTGTCAAGCCACGATGTATGGATGCCAATTTTGGATATTATCcttgaattatttaatctaagacaaaaatatttcctAAAGAATGAAATTGGTAAAGGTATAAGTGCTGATCTGTGTGTCCAACGACTTTCAGAAAGTCCATTGTCGAGATTTTTCCAATCTGTCGACTCAATTCATTTTACATCTAGATTTTGTGATTACATGTTCATTAATTGTGATTATTCATTGAAGGGGAGCGATAATAGTTCTACTTCAATTCATCCTGTTTATCATGGTGAAAATCAACTGTCCAAATTGTATGTTCCACGAACCAAATATACTAAAGTTTATAAAGCAAGAAAATCATTTCAACTAAGGCGAAAAATCATTGGTTCGTGTTTTAAATTGTTGATCCATGTGCCAGATAAACATAAATTAATTTCTCCTAGAGGAATGTCATCCAATGATATAGTTGACGGAATATCGAGGACATTGGCtacttttcaaaatatcgAACAATTTAGATCATTTTTCCTAAGTGATAGTTTGTCACAGGAGGTATTTTTCATTCCATTATTAGCTGAGGGAACTTTGGCTGAGATAATTGAAAACCATAGACAGcatcaagaagaaggaCCGAAGACATCAATTAAAGTAGTGAAGTACCTGGGCGATACAGAGCAATTTTTGTTGGAGTTCATCTCGCTATTTGAAAAGGGATTTATGGTGCCTTACTgtgataaaaaaattactgaGAAGGTTATTCTTGAGATTAAAAAAGGTGATATTTGTGTACTGGTTTTATTTAGATATCTTTTGCACCTAATCCCAtctaaaaaattgaagtGTGTAAAAAGTTTCAACCATTTTATTGAAGTTCTTAAATGGAACGATTCAAAGAGACTTGATGTTGCAAATACTCAAGACTCACCATTGGATATACCGACATTGTATCTAACTATTTCGAAAATGTTAGAAATATGA
- the APT1 gene encoding adenine phosphoribosyltransferase APT1 (similar to Saccharomyces cerevisiae APT2 (YDR441C) and APT1 (YML022W); ancestral locus Anc_5.557) has product MSIESYAKELKAALRQYPNFPSEGILFEDFLPIFRDPSLFQKLTDAFKMHLDKAFPGTKVDYIIGLESRGFLFGPTLALALGVGFVPVRKAGKLPGECVQATYEKEYGTDVFEMQKDAIPAGSNVVIVDDIIATGGSAAAAGELVEKVGSKVLEYDFVMELDFLRGREKLNAPVFTLLNGQEEGLKK; this is encoded by the coding sequence atgtctATCGAATCATACGCTAAGGAATTGAAAGCAGCTCTAAGACAATACCCAAACTTCCCAAGTGAAGgtattttatttgaagatttctTACCAATCTTCAGAGACCCATCTTTATTCCAAAAACTAACTGATGCTTTCAAAATGCATTTAGATAAGGCCTTCCCAGGTACCAAAGTTGATTACATAATTGGGTTAGAATCTAGAGGTTTCTTATTCGGTCCAACTTTGGCCCTAGCCTTAGGTGTTGGTTTTGTTCCAGTGAGAAAAGCTGGTAAATTACCAGGTGAATGTGTTCAAGCTACTTACGAAAAGGAATACGGGACCGATGTCTTTGAAATGCAAAAGGACGCTATTCCAGCTGGTTCTAATGTTGTCATAGTGGACGATATTATTGCTACTGGTGGTTCTGCTGCCGCTGCTGGTGAATTAGTTGAAAAAGTCGGTAGTAAAGTCTTGGAATATGACTTTGTTATGGAATTAGATTTCTTAAGGGGtagagaaaaattgaatgcCCCTGTGTTCACTTTGTTGAATGGTCAAGAAGAAGGtttgaagaaatga
- the UNG1 gene encoding uracil-DNA glycosylase (similar to Saccharomyces cerevisiae UNG1 (YML021C); ancestral locus Anc_5.555), with protein MTNTATTGKRKQTTITDFFNKSTLKKAKVSNEITGGKSAVKNIEEQNDNVLPNGETAIKEDEVKGETSATATIAKEKVQTEPALKPTTEYLIKAHFRNTLDPGTSKLLSCELDTIEDTWFRHLIEEFKKPYFLNLKQFILNEQAKYEVFPPAKDIYSWTRLTPFDKVKVVIIGQDPYHNDNQAHGLAFSVKPPVPAPPSLRNIYKELKQNYSDFEINNKVGDLSPWALQGVLLLNTALTVRAHNANSHSKRGWEEFTKRVIEILIKDREKEGKTLVFLLWGNNAIKLVTSILKSDEQKYKNILVLKSVHPSPLSASRGFFGNNHFKKINEWLANERNEKMIDWSVVPGNTLKEIAASNENLN; from the coding sequence atgaCAAATACAGCGACGACCGGGAAAAGAAAGCAGACCACTATAActgatttctttaataaaagTACATTGAAAAAGGCCAAAGTTAGTAATGAAATTACCGGAGGCAAATCCGCtgtaaaaaatatagaagAACAAAACGACAACGTCCTCCCGAATGGTGAAACAGCGATTAAGGAGGATGAGGTTAAAGGAGAAACTAGTGCAACGGCGACCATCGCAAAAGAAAAGGTCCAGACGGAACCAGCCCTTAAGCCTACTACTGAATATCTAATAAAGGCACATTTTCGGAATACCCTTGATCCTGGCACTTCCAAACTCCTATCCTGTGAACTTGATACTATTGAAGACACATGGTTTAGACATCTAATAGAAGAGTTCAAGAAGCcatatttcttgaatttgaaacaattcaTTCTCAATGAACAAGCTAAATATGAAGTATTCCCACCTGcaaaagatatatattcatgGACGCGTTTAACTCCCTTTGACAAAGTCAAAGTGGTAATTATAGGACAAGATCCATATCATAATGATAATCAAGCACATGGGTTAGCTTTCAGCGTGAAGCCCCCCGTGCCAGCACCACCAtctttaagaaatatatataaagaattgaaacaaaactattcagattttgaaattaataataaagtcGGGGATTTGAGCCCTTGGGCTTTACAAGGTGTTCTGTTATTGAATACCGCGTTGACTGTAAGAGCACATAATGCAAATTCACATTCTAAGAGAGGTTGGGAAGAGTTTACCAAAAGAGTTATCGAAATATTAATTAAGGATAGGGAGAAAGAGGGTAAAACTTTGGTATTTCTCTTATGGGGCAATAATGCCATTAAATTAGTTACatcaattttgaaatcagATGAACagaaatataaaaatatattggtTTTGAAATCAGTTCATCCTTCACCATTGAGTGCAAGTAGAGGGTTCTTTGGGAATAATCATTTTAAAAAGATAAATGAATGGTTAGCTAATGAACGTAATGAGAAAATGATTGATTGGAGTGTTGTCCCTGGAaatactttgaaagaaatcGCTGCttctaatgaaaatttaaacTGA
- the NDAI0C00920 gene encoding uncharacterized protein (similar to Saccharomyces cerevisiae YML020W; ancestral locus Anc_5.554), with product MASATPSSKISVRAKSATSLRSKSTSTFSNNNVGDKGEDNDTKGKDSSIPPPLQKNTKDDDSNKKANKSWSIWGSSNTPAEQNSIPPTTKLSSTRTTGSIRSNNSSEEVPDSITTATNANANVSNEVTQKDTASTDTNNIDENHDETSRARGWSFWQRQPKITTYVETESTTKTQPTTEPFNPLVNTLIPPSSEKESLLSRIKSNMPGFQSPNIMVPDINILPKQSLWTSLSHMFTFNEEKQKFLYRADPYSKLSEMSNGGKRPIKVLIVGIHGFFPTKMIRPFIGEPTGTSTKFIKEAEEIVEKYFHDHDQACEISKIALEKEGDIFDRVEYFFSIMQKWAKEINDSDFIYFVSHSQGCPVSIILLAKLIESGIINVDNSKFFTGSASAEVGFCSQKKIISVLAMAGINNGPFYGADQTLFVRAYQTIERDSLRELFEFQKFDSIQSKKFINGLRVIIANNVKVTFVGSINDQLVPLYSSTCLFADHPNIFRTTFIDKSSMTPSFIMRIIKIAGTLLNLGYDDHGIVKEISGSLAGPLTGGGHSTVYNEKQVYELGVKFALETTDTTTTTSVTYTPYKLSELGTNPYHLPWSMRGLIYETKKYLGDEEINQLYKEFEEWKPETKQLKDIKYRLNGLRYKL from the coding sequence ATGGCTTCTGCTACACCTTCTTCCAAAATAAGTGTTAGAGCAAAATCTGCTACGTCTCTCCGATCAAAATCCACTTCTACTTTTTCTAACAACAACGTCGGTGATAAAGGggaagataatgatactaAAGGTAAAGACTCATCTATCCCTCCCcctttacaaaaaaatacaaaagaTGACGATTCAAATAAGAAAGCCAATAAAAGTTGGAGCATTTGGGGATCTAGTAATACTCCCGCCGAACAGAATAGTATACCCCCTACTACTAAATTGTCATCAACTCGGACGACAGGTTCAATACGATCCAATAACTCCTCTGAAGAAGTTCCTGATTCAATAACGACAGCAACTAATGCTAATGCTAATGTTAGTAATGAAGTGACTCAAAAGGACACAGCATCTACAGAtaccaataatattgatgaaaacCACGATGAAACCTCCAGGGCTCGAGGCTGGTCTTTCTGGCAAAGGCAGCCTAAAATAACAACCTATGTTGAAACGGAGTCGACCACCAAAACACAACCTACCACGGAACCATTCAATCCATTGGTAAATACGCTCATACCACCTTCATCGGAAAAGGAATCATTACTGTCAAGGATAAAGTCAAACATGCCTGGGTTTCAAAGCCCGAACATTATGGTCCCGGATATTAACATCTTACCAAAACAATCCCTATGGACATCATTAAGTCACATGTTCACATTCAACGAagagaaacaaaaattcCTCTACAGAGCGGACCCATATTCTAAATTATCTGAAATGTCTAACGGTGGGAAAAGACCAATAAAAGTTCTCATCGTCGGTATTCATGGCTTCTTCCCCACTAAAATGATTAGACCATTCATTGGGGAACCTACGGGTACATCCACtaaattcatcaaagaAGCTGAAGAAATTGTGGAGAAATATTTCCATGATCATGATCAGGCATGTGAGATTAGCAAAATTGCATTAGAGAAGGAGGGTGACATCTTCGATAGGgtggaatattttttttcaatcatGCAAAAATGGGCTAAGGAGATTAATGATTCtgatttcatttatttcGTATCACATTCACAAGGTTGTCCCGTGTCAATTATCCTGCTAGCGAAATTGATCGAGAGTGGGATTATTAATGTGGATAATtcgaaatttttcactgGAAGTGCTAGTGCTGAAGTCGGGTTTTGTTCccagaaaaaaattattagtgTGCTGGCAATGGCAGGTATTAATAATGGACCCTTTTATGGAGCTGATCAAACCTTATTCGTAAGAGCTTATCAAACTATTGAGAGAGACTCATTGAGAGAATTATTTGAGTTTCAGAAATTCGATTCCATTCAATcgaaaaaatttattaatggGTTGCGTGTTATAATTGCAAATAATGTAAAAGTGACATTTGTTGGGTCAATTAATGATCAATTGGTTCCGTTATACTCATCTACTTGTCTCTTCGCGGATcatccaaatatttttagaACTACATTTATAGATAAAAGCTCAATGACTCCATCATTCATAATGAGAATAATCAAAATTGCAGGAACATTACTAAATTTAGGTTACGATGATCACGGGATCGTCAAAGAGATTAGTGGATCATTAGCAGGTCCTCTCACTGGAGGTGGTCATTCCACTGTTTATAATGAGAAGCAAGTTTACGAACTAGGAGTTAAGTTTGCCCTAGAAACAACAGAtacaactacaactacATCTGTCACCTATACTCCATATAAATTATCTGAATTGGGCACTAATCCTTATCATTTACCTTGGTCCATGCGTGGATTGATTTatgaaacaaagaaatatttaggagatgaagaaattaaccaactatataaagaatttgaagaatgGAAACCAGAAACAAAGCAATTGAAGGATATCAAATATAGATTAAATGGCTTGAGGTATAAACTCTAG
- the OST6 gene encoding dolichyl-diphosphooligosaccharide--protein glycotransferase (similar to Saccharomyces cerevisiae OST6 (YML019W); ancestral locus Anc_5.552) — MQRYLYFLGFLLNSIQCVIGFANIEHVQKLKDQDNIIRITEENYQELSTGVHDFYNVLYITMSGANNQGQFCEMCGEFETTLRKVSHAMKNQVPDTNVLFFIADVNEVPSLVSDLQLTNVPHLVVYPPPFNETFKWSVAHFYQYELPPERAGDLLRFGNYIAKLLNVQLRLETEFDMNEFLMYFCGFMALFLFFKKIIFPKFNNKIKLAMIILSSLILLPSITGYKFTEMNGIPFIARDKDDNIMYFSGGTGWQFGIEIFSVSSMYIILGSLVIGLVYNPRWHKDSKKFQDLQSVVVACALFYMFSFFLSCYKIKSQDYPFTY, encoded by the coding sequence ATGCAGCGATATCTATACTTTCTCGGATTTCTTCTCAATAGTATTCAATGCGTTATAGGCTTTGCCAATATAGAACATGTTCAAAAGCTAAAGGATCAAGACAATATAATAAGAATCACGGAAGAAAATTACCAAGAATTGAGTACCGGTGTACATGATTTCTACAATGTCCTTTATATTACTATGTCAGGAGCCAATAATCAAGGTCAATTCTGCGAAATGTGCGGTGAATTCGAAACAACTTTAAGGAAAGTTAGCCATGCAATGAAGAACCAAGTTCCCGATACAAACGTCTTATTCTTCATTGCTGATGTGAATGAGGTTCCCAGTTTAGTTTCTGACTTACAATTAACAAACGTCCCACATCTTGTTGTTTATCCACCTCCATTTAATGAGACATTCAAATGGTCCGTGGCGcatttttatcaatatgAGTTACCACCAGAAAGAGCAGGCGATTTATTACGTTTTGGTAATTATATTGccaaattattaaatgttCAACTTCGATTGGAAACTGAGTTTGATATGAATGAATTTTTGATGTATTTTTGTGGATTCATGGCtctgtttctttttttcaaaaaaattatctttcctaaatttaataacaaaataaaactcGCTATGATCATTCTTTCatctttgattttattaCCAAGTATCACTGGGTATAAATTTACTGAAATGAACGGGATACCGTTTATTGCCCgtgataaagatgataacATAATGTATTTCAGCGGTGGGACCGGTTGGCAATTTggtattgaaatattttctgtGTCATCAATGTACATCATATTAGGGAGTCTAGTAATTGGGTTAGTTTATAATCCTAGATGGCATAAGGATAgtaaaaaatttcaagacTTACAAAGCGTTGTCGTTGCCTGTGCATTATTCTAtatgttttcatttttcctATCTTGTTACAAAATTAAAAGTCAGGATTATCCCTTTACATATTGA